The Alteromonas stellipolaris genome includes a region encoding these proteins:
- a CDS encoding DEAD/DEAH box helicase codes for MLVTDLPVHHKIITKLESRNFTELTEIQEKSMLSAIQGKDIIASSKTGSGKTLAFLIPAINRLMSQKALSRQDPRALILAPTRELAKQVFIEAKTMCTGLNLACTLVVGGENYNDQVKALRRNPHIIVGTAGRVADHLKDKSVFLNGLELLIFDEADRMLDLGFSEQLNMINEFANHRKRQTMLFSATLDSIELNYMTARLTKAAVRVSVGDSTAHHGDIQQQCFFADNIEHKDALLHHEISNRTYNQAIVFTATREDTDRLTTMLNKDKLEAIALRGDLPQNQRAAIMSEFARGQHSVLVTTDVASRGLDLSKVGLVINFDLPKNADEYIHRIGRTGRAGQKGEAASFVGPRDWKSFIALKAHLQYELECEAHEALPAKFKGIKAPTPKQDTQKNKASKQDGAEAAVAKKVRRVDTMAGTEIGMAPVKRKPRKVELEPEDDTEFETGVNLDDGVDTDLDNSDKNS; via the coding sequence TTGCTAGTTACTGACTTACCCGTTCATCACAAAATCATTACCAAACTCGAAAGTAGAAACTTTACCGAGTTAACTGAAATTCAGGAAAAAAGCATGCTTTCTGCTATTCAGGGTAAAGATATTATCGCCTCTTCAAAAACGGGATCGGGCAAGACACTCGCATTTTTAATTCCGGCCATTAATCGTTTAATGTCGCAAAAGGCATTAAGTCGACAAGACCCCCGCGCTCTTATTCTTGCACCTACTCGCGAATTAGCGAAGCAAGTTTTCATAGAAGCCAAAACCATGTGTACCGGCCTAAACTTAGCCTGTACGCTTGTTGTAGGTGGTGAAAACTATAACGACCAAGTAAAAGCACTTCGCCGAAACCCACATATTATTGTGGGCACTGCTGGTCGAGTGGCCGACCATTTAAAAGACAAAAGTGTATTTTTAAATGGCCTAGAACTGCTTATTTTTGATGAAGCTGACCGCATGCTAGATTTAGGCTTTTCAGAACAGCTAAACATGATTAATGAGTTTGCAAACCACCGTAAACGCCAAACAATGCTGTTTTCTGCCACATTAGATAGCATTGAACTTAATTACATGACTGCGCGTTTAACTAAAGCTGCTGTTCGAGTTTCGGTAGGTGATTCAACGGCACATCATGGCGATATTCAGCAACAATGTTTCTTTGCCGATAATATCGAGCATAAAGACGCCCTGCTTCATCACGAAATTTCTAATCGTACTTATAATCAAGCAATTGTATTTACCGCAACCCGTGAAGATACCGACCGTTTAACCACCATGTTAAACAAAGACAAGCTTGAGGCCATCGCCTTACGAGGTGATTTACCACAAAATCAACGTGCTGCAATTATGAGTGAGTTCGCTCGCGGGCAACATTCTGTATTGGTGACTACCGATGTGGCATCAAGAGGTTTAGATTTATCTAAAGTTGGTTTGGTTATTAATTTTGATTTACCGAAAAATGCCGATGAATACATTCACCGTATTGGTAGAACTGGCCGTGCTGGGCAAAAAGGCGAAGCCGCTTCATTTGTTGGCCCTCGCGATTGGAAGAGCTTCATAGCGCTTAAGGCACATTTACAGTATGAACTGGAGTGTGAGGCTCACGAGGCACTACCCGCTAAATTTAAAGGGATCAAAGCTCCTACGCCTAAACAAGATACGCAGAAAAACAAAGCCAGTAAGCAAGATGGTGCAGAAGCTGCTGTTGCGAAAAAAGTACGCCGTGTGGACACCATGGCAGGTACTGAAATTGGTATGGCGCCAGTGAAACGTAAGCCAAGAAAAGTAGAACTTGAGCCTGAAGACGATACCGAATTTGAAACCGGCGTTAACCTAGATGACGGCGTGGATACAGATTTAGATAATAGCGATAAAAATAGCTAG
- a CDS encoding sensor histidine kinase, giving the protein MSEKKQLTSPIDFSSVLAAAVHDMKNSLFLLIQSIENLSNDLAPENSKAREQVANVHYEASRLNTNLVQILSLYRAELESLPITVDECFVSDLINDVVGSNNIYIEQKEIVVNANVDLDLSWYLDRELIYLLINDVLVNALRYGTSQICISAQVEDDCLHICVEDDGIGYPTSMLEKSHEDLADFQLSQGRTGLGLFFARLIASAHTQGQLQGEISLSNGGSLGGSVFRVKIP; this is encoded by the coding sequence ATGAGTGAAAAAAAGCAACTTACCTCTCCTATCGACTTTTCGTCGGTGCTAGCTGCTGCTGTGCATGATATGAAAAATTCGCTGTTTCTTCTTATCCAGTCAATTGAAAATCTGTCTAATGATTTAGCCCCTGAAAACAGTAAAGCACGAGAGCAAGTAGCTAATGTGCATTATGAAGCATCGCGGCTCAATACCAATCTAGTACAAATTTTATCACTTTATCGTGCAGAATTAGAAAGTCTGCCGATAACAGTAGATGAGTGTTTCGTCAGTGACTTAATAAACGATGTCGTTGGCTCAAATAATATTTACATTGAACAAAAAGAAATTGTGGTTAATGCGAATGTTGACCTAGATTTAAGTTGGTATTTAGATAGAGAGCTTATATACCTATTAATTAATGACGTGCTGGTGAATGCCCTTCGGTATGGAACCTCTCAAATTTGTATTTCAGCTCAGGTTGAAGATGATTGCTTACATATTTGTGTGGAAGATGATGGTATCGGCTATCCAACGTCTATGCTTGAAAAAAGTCACGAAGACTTAGCCGATTTTCAGCTTAGTCAAGGTAGGACCGGGTTAGGGCTTTTCTTTGCTAGACTTATTGCATCGGCTCACACGCAAGGCCAACTGCAAGGAGAGATTTCTTTAAGTAATGGCGGTAGTCTTGGCGGAAGTGTATTTAGGGTAAAAATACCGTAA
- the cysB gene encoding HTH-type transcriptional regulator CysB has translation MKLQQLRYIVEVLNNNLNVSATAESLYTSQPGISKQVRMLEDELGVQIFGRSGKHLTHVTDAGNDVINISREILAKVESIKAVAREHTLPDQGKLNIATTHTQARYALPDVIQGFMSKYPKVSLHMHQGTPSQISDLAAKGEADFAIATEALHLYNDLVMLPCYHWNRSVIVNKDHPLSKKGSIDISDIAKYPLVTYVFGFTGRSELDQAFERAGLTPKIVFTATDADVIKTYVRLGVGIGVIASMAVSDELDSDLVKIDASHLFDYSTTKIGFRKGSFLRSYMYDFIERFAPHLTKDKVEKAMMLKNNDEVEKMFKGVTLPVK, from the coding sequence ATGAAATTACAACAGCTACGTTACATAGTAGAAGTACTTAACAATAATCTGAATGTTTCTGCCACGGCAGAAAGTTTATATACCTCTCAGCCGGGCATTAGTAAGCAGGTGAGAATGCTAGAGGATGAGTTGGGTGTACAGATTTTTGGGCGTAGTGGTAAACATCTAACCCATGTTACTGATGCCGGAAACGATGTCATTAATATATCCCGCGAAATCCTGGCGAAAGTAGAAAGTATCAAAGCGGTGGCTCGAGAACATACGCTACCAGACCAAGGTAAGCTGAATATTGCGACTACGCACACACAAGCACGTTATGCACTGCCTGATGTAATTCAAGGTTTTATGAGCAAGTACCCGAAGGTGTCTTTACACATGCACCAAGGTACGCCATCGCAAATTAGTGATTTAGCCGCTAAGGGTGAAGCCGATTTTGCTATCGCTACGGAAGCTTTACATTTATACAACGATTTAGTGATGCTGCCTTGTTATCACTGGAATCGTAGTGTGATTGTGAATAAAGATCACCCTTTGTCGAAGAAAGGCTCTATCGATATCAGTGATATTGCCAAATATCCCCTCGTAACCTATGTATTTGGTTTCACTGGTCGCTCAGAATTAGACCAAGCGTTTGAACGAGCAGGCCTTACACCTAAAATTGTGTTCACTGCCACAGACGCCGACGTTATTAAAACTTATGTGCGATTAGGTGTTGGTATTGGCGTTATTGCTTCCATGGCGGTTAGCGATGAACTCGACTCAGATTTGGTGAAAATTGATGCAAGTCACTTATTCGATTACAGCACGACCAAAATTGGCTTTAGAAAAGGCTCTTTCCTACGAAGCTACATGTACGACTTTATCGAGCGCTTTGCTCCGCATTTAACAAAAGATAAAGTCGAAAAAGCCATGATGCTGAAAAACAATGACGAAGTAGAAAAGATGTTCAAAGGGGTAACCTTGCCGGTTAAATAG
- a CDS encoding LysR family transcriptional regulator: MNISYRNLQAFIHVAQSSTFAEAAIKLHLTQPALSSAIKKMEEQLGGKLFSRSTRHVALTKEGEALLPNAIRIMRDWDDTFGDIQNLFAMAKGRLTIAAMPSFAESHLPHLLKRYHQLAPNINLRILDVVMENVIYEVSEGRAEMGFTFEPQQNEGLIFTPLFEDCFVVVVNPQHELAKAKTVSWEACIEHPMVMMNRGSAVRMWTQQKISTVGDAVIVAETGQLGTLGQLIKQGLGIAIMPSLCISSMESIGLTVLNMKDDPLVKRVGMVKNAKRDMSVAGQALWTDVLHHYQR; encoded by the coding sequence ATGAATATTTCATACAGAAATTTGCAAGCTTTTATTCACGTAGCGCAATCAAGCACGTTTGCTGAGGCGGCTATTAAGCTTCACCTTACCCAGCCGGCACTTTCATCTGCAATAAAGAAAATGGAAGAACAGCTTGGCGGGAAATTGTTTAGTCGTAGCACCAGGCATGTGGCGTTAACCAAAGAAGGTGAAGCCTTATTGCCCAATGCCATTAGAATAATGCGGGACTGGGACGACACTTTTGGTGATATTCAGAACCTTTTCGCCATGGCAAAAGGGCGGCTAACCATTGCGGCTATGCCTTCCTTTGCAGAATCACATTTACCGCATTTACTTAAACGGTATCACCAACTTGCGCCTAATATTAATCTGCGAATTTTAGATGTGGTGATGGAGAACGTGATTTATGAAGTATCAGAGGGCAGAGCCGAGATGGGCTTCACCTTCGAACCGCAGCAAAATGAGGGGCTTATATTTACACCTCTTTTCGAGGATTGTTTTGTAGTGGTGGTAAACCCGCAGCATGAATTAGCAAAAGCGAAAACGGTTAGCTGGGAAGCATGTATCGAGCACCCTATGGTAATGATGAATAGAGGCTCTGCAGTAAGAATGTGGACTCAACAGAAAATAAGTACTGTGGGTGATGCGGTGATTGTTGCCGAAACGGGCCAGTTAGGTACCCTTGGTCAGCTGATTAAGCAGGGGTTAGGCATTGCTATTATGCCATCGTTGTGTATTTCATCAATGGAAAGCATTGGCCTAACCGTGCTTAATATGAAAGACGATCCCTTAGTGAAAAGGGTAGGTATGGTGAAAAACGCCAAGCGCGATATGTCAGTGGCTGGGCAAGCACTTTGGACTGACGTGTTACACCACTACCAAAGGTAG
- a CDS encoding CoA transferase subunit A, with amino-acid sequence MSGFDKVVTTYQEAMEGLTDGMTVIAGGFGLCGIPEGLIAQVKIMGTKDLTVVSNNCGVDGFGLGILLEDKQIKKMVSSYVGENALFEKQLLNGELEVELTPQGTLAEKMRAGGAGIPAFYTATGYGTPVGEGKEVKTFNDRPYILEEAITGDFAIVKAWKADRYGNCVYRHTAQNFNPMAATAGAITVVEAEEIVEPGELNPSEIHTPGIYVNRVIKGEFEKRIERKVVAKTVNSTTAKESQ; translated from the coding sequence ATGTCGGGATTCGACAAAGTCGTGACTACCTATCAAGAAGCCATGGAAGGGCTGACCGATGGTATGACAGTTATTGCTGGTGGTTTTGGACTATGTGGCATTCCAGAAGGACTCATTGCTCAAGTTAAAATCATGGGCACTAAAGACCTTACTGTGGTTTCTAATAACTGTGGTGTAGATGGTTTTGGACTAGGCATCTTGCTGGAAGACAAACAAATTAAGAAAATGGTGTCTTCTTACGTAGGTGAAAACGCCCTGTTTGAAAAGCAATTATTAAATGGAGAGCTTGAAGTTGAACTTACGCCGCAAGGCACGCTAGCCGAAAAGATGCGTGCTGGTGGTGCAGGGATTCCCGCTTTTTATACTGCTACTGGCTATGGCACGCCTGTAGGCGAAGGTAAGGAAGTGAAAACGTTTAATGACCGCCCTTATATCTTAGAAGAAGCCATTACGGGCGACTTTGCCATAGTGAAAGCGTGGAAAGCCGACCGATACGGAAACTGTGTTTATCGTCACACTGCTCAAAACTTTAATCCTATGGCTGCCACTGCTGGCGCTATTACAGTGGTAGAAGCAGAAGAGATTGTTGAACCAGGTGAGCTAAACCCTAGCGAAATTCATACGCCCGGCATTTATGTAAATAGAGTCATAAAAGGGGAATTTGAAAAGCGCATAGAACGTAAGGTTGTCGCGAAAACGGTAAATAGCACCACAGCAAAGGAGTCACAATAA
- a CDS encoding CoA transferase subunit B, producing the protein MALSRDQIAMRVAQEFKDGDYVNLGIGIPTLAASFVPDGISVMLQSENGLLGMGPYPQEDELDADMINAGKETVTAITGASIFNSAESFAMIRGGHVDFTVLGAFEVDVNGNIASWMIPGKLVKGMGGAMDLVAGAKNIIVTMTHTDKHGNPKLLSDCTLPLTGVNCITRIITDLAVLEVVDGAFLLKERAPGVTVEDIQAKTGGKLVVAQNVTEMQV; encoded by the coding sequence ATGGCATTATCTCGAGATCAAATAGCAATGCGTGTGGCTCAAGAGTTCAAAGATGGTGATTATGTCAATTTAGGAATAGGTATTCCTACGTTAGCCGCCAGTTTTGTTCCTGATGGCATTAGTGTAATGCTTCAATCTGAAAATGGGTTATTGGGGATGGGCCCCTACCCTCAGGAAGATGAGCTAGATGCAGATATGATTAACGCGGGTAAAGAAACCGTTACCGCCATTACCGGAGCTTCAATTTTTAACTCTGCGGAAAGCTTTGCCATGATCCGTGGCGGTCACGTTGATTTTACCGTGCTAGGTGCATTTGAAGTAGACGTAAACGGTAATATTGCGTCCTGGATGATCCCCGGAAAACTTGTAAAAGGTATGGGGGGCGCTATGGACTTAGTGGCAGGCGCTAAAAACATTATTGTAACCATGACCCACACCGATAAACATGGCAACCCAAAACTACTCAGTGACTGCACCCTGCCGCTAACCGGTGTAAATTGCATAACCCGAATTATTACCGACCTTGCTGTATTAGAAGTAGTTGATGGCGCCTTCTTACTTAAAGAACGCGCTCCAGGTGTAACGGTTGAAGATATACAAGCAAAAACGGGCGGCAAACTGGTTGTAGCACAAAATGTGACTGAAATGCAGGTTTAA